One Oryza brachyantha chromosome 3, ObraRS2, whole genome shotgun sequence DNA segment encodes these proteins:
- the LOC102720226 gene encoding rRNA-processing protein EFG1-like gives MAHGRAAAVRRPKSSASAGTVAERKRKRAAAAAKTVSLKNQIRSTERLLRKDLPNDIRVAQEKKLEELKRQQELQNQLAIQRTVQLRDRKIKFFERRKIERLIRRLEKQQRSNGDDASNKLSKLREDLEYVRFFPKNEKYVSLFAGGNNPDILEKRNKWRKQIKDNLMAAAENGKDLEETASDDDTLDVSDDDFFMSGSSSDEEADDEWTDKSAKEQASSTSGKAASGMSSDEKNQRQRDARVLMPPPRSLAPNKTRPVVKHMLSSSSNTSNSTSVGSFKNRRATNQPGDHNSNLSSNSDAHKPRRKRRHRKKKKLA, from the exons ATGGCgcacggccgcgccgccgccgtacgcCGCCCCAAGTCGTCGGCGTCCGCGGGGACGGTCGCCGAACGGAAGAGgaagcgcgccgccgccgccgccaagacCGTCTCCCTCAAGAACCAGATCCGCTCCACCGAGCGCCTGCTCCGCAAG GACCTTCCTAATGACATTAGGGTTGCTCAAGAGAAGAAGCTGGAAGAACTGAAGCGGCAACAGGAGCTTCAGAATCAATTGGCTATTCAGCGAACAGTACAACTGAGAGAtagaaagataaaattttttg AGAGGCGAAAGATTGAGAGGTTGATCAGGCGCCTTGAGAAGCAACAACGTTCAAATGGCGATGATGCCAGCAATAAACTATCAAAATTAAGAGAAGATCTTGAGTATGTTAGG TTTTTTCCAAAGAATGAGAAATATGTCTCACTGTTTGCTGGAGGGAATAACCCAGATATTTTGGAGAAGAGGAATAAGTGGCGTAAACAGATCAAAGATAATCTTATGGCTGCTGCAGAAAATGGAAAAGACTTGGAAG AGACAGCAAGCGATGACGATACCTTGGATGTGAGTGATGACGACTTCTTCATGTCTGGGAGTTCTAGTGATGAAGAGGCCGATGATGAATGGACTGACAAAAGTGCGAA AGAACAAGCTTCCAGTACTTCAGGTAAGGCAGCATCTGGCATGTCAAGTGACGAAAAGAATCAG CGGCAGAGAGATGCTCGAGTTCTTATGCCTCCACCTCGTTCATTAGCACCGAACAAAACTAGACCGGTGGTGAAACACATGTTATCCAGCTCTAGCAATACTTCAAATAGCACAAGTGTTGGCTCTTTCAAAAATAGGAGAGCTACAAACCAGCCTGGAGATCATAACAGCAATCTGAGTTCGAATTCTGATGCTCACAAACCACGTCGGAAAAGGAGAcacaggaagaaaaagaagctg GCATGA
- the LOC102712898 gene encoding auxin-responsive protein IAA14-like translates to MDMAESIDAELRLGLPGSGGGDGGAAKKRRSAASTTVKSEASGTAGASCRDDDGASPASKVQVVGWPPVGSYRRSTFQSSSSSAAGAKAKGGETEGKKKKGTAGGGLYVKVSMDGAPYLRKVDLRLYGGYRELRDALDALFGCFSASPADASAAGHFAVAYEDKDGDLMLAGDVPWDMFICSCKKLRIMRGSEAR, encoded by the exons ATGGACATGGCGGAGAGCATCGACGCGGAGCTGCGCCTCGGGCTgcccggcagcggcggcggtgacggcggcgcggcgaagaagcggcggtcggcggcgtcgacgacggtGAAGAGCGAGGCGTCCGGGACTGCCGGGGCCAGCTgccgggacgacgacggcgcctcgccggcgtccaA AGTGCAGGTGGTGGGGTGGCCGCCGGTGGGGTCGTACAGGAGGAGCACGTTCcagtcgtcgtcctcgtcggcggcgggggcgaaggcgaagggcggcgagacggaagggaagaagaagaagggaaCGGCCGGAGGAGGGCTGTACGTGAAGGTGAGCATGGACGGGGCGCCCTACCTCCGCAAGGTCGACCTGAGGTTGTACGGAGGGTACAGGGAGCTGAGGGACGCGCTCGACGCGCTCTTCGGCTGCttctccgcctcgccggccgacgcctccgccgccggccacttCGCCGTCGCGTACGAGGACAAGGACGGCGACCTcatgctcgccggcgacgtgccCTGGGA CATGTTCATCTGTTCTTGCAAGAAGCTGAGGATAATGCGAGGATCCGAAGCAAGATGA